From one Williamwhitmania sp. genomic stretch:
- a CDS encoding DsrE family protein, producing MEKLYILWTTDNKDTISKMLAMYAINAKTHGWWSHVTVIIWGASAKLAGADVEVQSQIKAMLTNGLVVEACKACSDSFGVSDTLTSLGVNVRYMGQPLTEYLKSGDRLLTL from the coding sequence ATGGAAAAGCTCTATATTCTTTGGACTACCGACAACAAGGACACCATCAGCAAAATGCTCGCTATGTATGCCATCAACGCAAAAACCCACGGTTGGTGGAGCCATGTAACGGTAATTATTTGGGGAGCCTCGGCCAAGCTTGCCGGTGCCGATGTGGAGGTACAATCGCAAATTAAGGCGATGCTGACCAATGGCTTGGTGGTGGAGGCGTGCAAAGCCTGCAGCGACAGCTTTGGGGTTAGCGATACGCTCACCAGCCTAGGCGTAAACGTCCGTTACATGGGCCAACCATTAACCGAATATCTCAAGTCGGGCGATCGATTGCTGACCTTATAG
- a CDS encoding FAD-binding protein: protein MALTIISLIKQVPVPSEMRMGEDGLMDRTKAKSIINIDCQFGLEAGLQLKKQHPDARLIVCSMGPSSFEASLRTAISMGYDEAYLLSDRKLGGSDTYATGLAISTMLKHLGFTKDSKEPFIILAGRQTSDGDTAHVPSQVAESIGIPQATFVESVKADGVGKVVAKRIIEGGYQMMQLPMPCVISLTPTGIPPRKPSLSGAVRARTIKITTFGIADVGLGTEKIGISGSPTIVAKVVNIVSERPPITMSEGHNESSLVDNLIANFKKGGNVLQKKEQAAKKEVDRPDFPEKDFREGARGILTWAEVVNGKISRPSLELLTPARNLANQLGNDTKVMTLIIGKNVEPLAQILIEHGSDEVVVVENDKLEEYLVLPFSSIFAQVIRLRKPEIALFAATTSGRELAPRIGMKTNSGVTADCTGLEIGEYVDKKEQVIYTPILESRRPTYGESKLATILGFVCPQVSTARAGTFEVPKRVEGRKGIVSSFSPSLSDRDFVVEIQKTVRGEGGLQNLFDADIIISGGRGTTNDSLGLIKNLATELINQGINAEWACSRPVVDEGVSEYARQIGQTGKTIRPKVYVAVGISGAIQHIAGMKEAGKIIAIDHNPKAAIFHHADFGIVGEYQDILPELIERVKGGFTFGIEPRKRG from the coding sequence ATGGCATTAACAATAATAAGCTTAATAAAGCAGGTACCGGTTCCCAGCGAAATGAGAATGGGCGAGGATGGGTTGATGGACCGGACAAAGGCAAAATCGATTATCAACATCGATTGCCAATTTGGGTTGGAAGCGGGGTTGCAACTCAAAAAGCAGCATCCCGATGCAAGGCTTATCGTTTGCTCCATGGGGCCCAGCTCTTTTGAGGCCTCCTTGCGCACGGCAATCTCCATGGGCTACGACGAGGCCTACCTCTTGTCGGATCGCAAGCTGGGCGGGAGCGATACCTACGCCACCGGTTTGGCCATATCCACCATGCTCAAGCATCTGGGGTTTACCAAGGATTCCAAGGAGCCATTTATCATCCTAGCGGGGAGGCAAACCAGCGATGGCGATACGGCCCACGTTCCATCGCAGGTGGCCGAAAGCATTGGCATTCCACAGGCAACCTTTGTGGAGAGCGTAAAGGCCGATGGCGTTGGCAAGGTGGTTGCTAAACGAATTATTGAGGGTGGCTACCAAATGATGCAGCTCCCCATGCCCTGCGTTATCTCCCTTACCCCAACCGGTATTCCACCACGAAAGCCATCCCTTAGCGGAGCCGTTAGGGCTAGGACTATTAAAATCACAACCTTTGGAATTGCCGATGTTGGATTGGGAACCGAGAAAATTGGCATTAGCGGTTCTCCAACCATTGTGGCCAAGGTGGTAAACATTGTGAGTGAACGACCACCCATCACCATGTCGGAGGGACATAACGAATCTTCCTTGGTTGATAACCTTATTGCCAACTTCAAAAAGGGTGGCAATGTGCTGCAGAAGAAGGAGCAGGCTGCAAAAAAGGAGGTTGACAGGCCCGATTTCCCCGAAAAAGATTTTAGGGAGGGTGCACGTGGAATACTAACCTGGGCAGAGGTGGTTAATGGCAAAATTTCCCGTCCATCGCTTGAGCTGCTCACTCCTGCTCGAAACCTAGCAAACCAGCTTGGCAACGATACCAAGGTGATGACCTTGATTATTGGGAAAAATGTAGAACCACTGGCACAAATCCTTATCGAGCATGGTTCCGACGAAGTTGTTGTTGTGGAAAACGATAAGCTAGAGGAGTACCTTGTGCTCCCATTCTCCTCCATCTTTGCACAGGTTATAAGGCTACGAAAACCGGAGATTGCCCTGTTTGCGGCAACCACCTCCGGTAGGGAGCTGGCCCCCCGCATTGGCATGAAAACCAACAGTGGCGTAACTGCTGACTGCACCGGACTTGAGATTGGAGAGTATGTGGATAAGAAGGAGCAGGTGATTTACACCCCCATTCTTGAGTCAAGGCGCCCAACCTATGGCGAAAGTAAGTTGGCCACCATTCTGGGCTTTGTTTGCCCACAGGTTTCCACCGCCCGTGCAGGTACCTTTGAGGTTCCCAAGCGAGTTGAAGGTCGAAAGGGTATAGTTTCCAGCTTCAGCCCTTCGCTGAGCGACAGGGATTTTGTGGTTGAGATCCAGAAAACCGTGAGAGGCGAGGGCGGCCTGCAAAACCTTTTCGATGCCGATATCATTATTTCCGGTGGAAGAGGAACCACCAACGACAGTTTGGGCTTGATAAAAAATCTTGCCACCGAACTGATAAACCAAGGGATAAATGCTGAATGGGCCTGCAGCCGACCGGTGGTTGACGAGGGTGTTAGCGAATATGCCCGGCAGATTGGACAAACGGGTAAAACCATTCGCCCCAAGGTGTATGTTGCCGTTGGTATTTCCGGAGCCATTCAGCATATTGCGGGAATGAAGGAGGCCGGCAAGATAATTGCCATCGACCACAACCCCAAGGCAGCCATTTTTCACCATGCCGACTTTGGAATTGTTGGCGAGTATCAGGACATACTACCCGAGCTGATCGAACGCGTTAAGGGTGGATTCACCTTTGGAATTGAACCGAGAAAGAGAGGCTAG